One Macadamia integrifolia cultivar HAES 741 unplaced genomic scaffold, SCU_Mint_v3 scaffold2169, whole genome shotgun sequence genomic window carries:
- the LOC122065976 gene encoding uncharacterized protein LOC122065976 isoform X5, whose product MEKTRPEDDDKVICNTDEHSVERCYTQAFQAGGYLWKLVLYPNGNDKGKGHHLSLYLQIGYAVFLPLGWEVQAVFRLFAFDQIRGQYLVLEETQGKRFHAMKTEWGSDEFIPLSVFKNQSYGYLVNDTCVFGAEVFIIGESRSGQNECLCLSRGAGYYYKRIVRLFSKGHHVEPIMKSAYGVPMGKSATYDTTFPSLKIGVPMKSMRDDMPTHYTFKIKSFSQLCKLPKIRCDSKVFYAGGYKWKMSLSLNKNKQQKVHYLSLYLGIEETRSIQPGWEIETVFRLFVFDQIRGRYVMLQETNAKFDEPNTKWRVDEFMSLETFNDPSCGFLVKDSCVFGATVFVCRERCSGEGECLQMITEGVTTEYRWKIEKISQIKESCKSEPFGYGNHKWTLHFYPGGCKEGLGNYISLFLFSGNSSLLIQGPYVRYSLTVIDQSNGNSNGISECVTRHFPVKGKDWGYPKFMPLCVFADPSKGFLVEDTCIISAKFTIIGSIEIFREF is encoded by the exons ATGGAGAAGACGAGGCCAGAGGATGATGATAAGGTCATCTGCAACACTGATG AGCATTCTGTGGAAAGATGTTATACGCAGGCATTCCAAGCGGGTGGTTACCTAtg GAAATTGGTTCTCTACCCAAATGGGAATGACAAGGGGAAAGGTCATCACTTGTCGCTTTACTTGCAAATAGGATATGCTGTTTTTCTTCCCCTAGGTTGGGAGGTCCAGGCAGTTTTTCGCTTATTTGCATTCGACCAAATTCGAGGCCAATATCTGGTGCTTGAAG AAACTCAAGGGAAGCGTTTTCATGCGATGAAAACTGAATGGGGATCTGATGAGTTCATCCCACTCAGTGTGTTCAAGAACCAGTCTTACGGATATCTTGTTAATGATACATGTGTGTTCGGGGCAGAGGTATTTATTATTGGAGAGAGTAGAAGCGGACAAAATGAATGTTTATGTCTTTCAAGGGGAGCTGGATATTATTACAAACG GATCGTCAGATTGTTTAGTAAAGGACACCATGTAG AGCCTATAATGAAATCAGCCTATGGTGTACCTATGGGAAAGTCCGCTACATATGATACTACCTTTCCTTCTTTAAAAATAG GAGTTCCAATGAAATCAATGAGAGATGATATGCCAACGCACTACacatttaaaattaaatcattttcaCAACTTTGCAAGCTTCCTAAAATTAGATGTGACTCCAAGGTTTTCTATGCTGGTGGCTATAAATG GAAgatgtctctctctctgaacaAAAACAAGCAGCAGAAAGTACATTATCTGTCTCTTTACTTGGGCATCGAAGAAACTAGATCCATCCAGCCTGGTTGGGAGATTGAAACAGTTTTTCGTTTATTTGTATTTGACCAAATTCGAGGCCGGTATGTGATGCTTCAAG AAACCAATGCAAAGTTTGATGAACCGAATACCAAATGGCGAGTTGATGAGTTCATGTCACTGGAAACCTTTAATGACCCATCTTGTGGGTTTCTAGTTAAAGATTCCTGCGTCTTTGGAGCTACTGTTTTCGTTTGTAGGGAGAGATGTTCGGGCGAAGGTGAATGCTTGCAGATGATAACAGAAGGGGTTACTACTGAATATAGGTGGAAGATAGAAAAAATTTCGCAGATAAAAGAAAGCTGTAAAAGTGAACCATTTGGTTATGGAAATCACAAATG GACTCTCCATTTCTATCCTGGAGGATGTAAAGAAGGTCTGGGAAActatatttctctttttctgttttcgGGTAATTCAAGCCTTCTTATCCAAGGACCATATGTTCGTTATTCCTTGACAGTGATTGACCAGTCAAATGGCAATAGCAATGGCATTAGCGAATGCG TTACTCGTCACTTTCCAGTCAAAGGAAAGGATTGGGGTTATCCGAAGTTCATGCCACTTTGTGTGTTTGCTGATCCATCCAAAGGATTCCTTGTGGAAGATACTTGCATCATTTCAGCAAAGTTCACAATCATTGGATCAATTGAAATTTTTCGCGAATTTTAG
- the LOC122065976 gene encoding uncharacterized protein LOC122065976 isoform X1 — protein MMIRSSATLMEVSLDQQEMNNRLTTLSKSLNFHCFQSILWKDVIRRHSKRVVTYGEFLLLLFSFKIGLLDIYMCRKLVLYPNGNDKGKGHHLSLYLQIGYAVFLPLGWEVQAVFRLFAFDQIRGQYLVLEETQGKRFHAMKTEWGSDEFIPLSVFKNQSYGYLVNDTCVFGAEVFIIGESRSGQNECLCLSRGAGYYYKRIVRLFSKGHHVEPIMKSAYGVPMGKSATYDTTFPSLKIGVPMKSMRDDMPTHYTFKIKSFSQLCKLPKIRCDSKVFYAGGYKWKMSLSLNKNKQQKVHYLSLYLGIEETRSIQPGWEIETVFRLFVFDQIRGRYVMLQETNAKFDEPNTKWRVDEFMSLETFNDPSCGFLVKDSCVFGATVFVCRERCSGEGECLQMITEGVTTEYRWKIEKISQIKESCKSEPFGYGNHKWTLHFYPGGCKEGLGNYISLFLFSGNSSLLIQGPYVRYSLTVIDQSNGNSNGISECVTRHFPVKGKDWGYPKFMPLCVFADPSKGFLVEDTCIISAKFTIIGSIEIFREF, from the exons ATGATGATAAGGTCATCTGCAACACTGATG GAGGTCTCTCTAGATCAACAAGAGATGAACAACCGACTCACTACACTTTCAAAATCACTCAATTTTCACTGTTTTCAGAGCATTCTGTGGAAAGATGTTATACGCAGGCATTCCAAGCGGGTGGTTACCTAtggtgagtttcttcttcttctcttctccttcaaaATTGGATtacttgacatttacatgtgCAGGAAATTGGTTCTCTACCCAAATGGGAATGACAAGGGGAAAGGTCATCACTTGTCGCTTTACTTGCAAATAGGATATGCTGTTTTTCTTCCCCTAGGTTGGGAGGTCCAGGCAGTTTTTCGCTTATTTGCATTCGACCAAATTCGAGGCCAATATCTGGTGCTTGAAG AAACTCAAGGGAAGCGTTTTCATGCGATGAAAACTGAATGGGGATCTGATGAGTTCATCCCACTCAGTGTGTTCAAGAACCAGTCTTACGGATATCTTGTTAATGATACATGTGTGTTCGGGGCAGAGGTATTTATTATTGGAGAGAGTAGAAGCGGACAAAATGAATGTTTATGTCTTTCAAGGGGAGCTGGATATTATTACAAACG GATCGTCAGATTGTTTAGTAAAGGACACCATGTAG AGCCTATAATGAAATCAGCCTATGGTGTACCTATGGGAAAGTCCGCTACATATGATACTACCTTTCCTTCTTTAAAAATAG GAGTTCCAATGAAATCAATGAGAGATGATATGCCAACGCACTACacatttaaaattaaatcattttcaCAACTTTGCAAGCTTCCTAAAATTAGATGTGACTCCAAGGTTTTCTATGCTGGTGGCTATAAATG GAAgatgtctctctctctgaacaAAAACAAGCAGCAGAAAGTACATTATCTGTCTCTTTACTTGGGCATCGAAGAAACTAGATCCATCCAGCCTGGTTGGGAGATTGAAACAGTTTTTCGTTTATTTGTATTTGACCAAATTCGAGGCCGGTATGTGATGCTTCAAG AAACCAATGCAAAGTTTGATGAACCGAATACCAAATGGCGAGTTGATGAGTTCATGTCACTGGAAACCTTTAATGACCCATCTTGTGGGTTTCTAGTTAAAGATTCCTGCGTCTTTGGAGCTACTGTTTTCGTTTGTAGGGAGAGATGTTCGGGCGAAGGTGAATGCTTGCAGATGATAACAGAAGGGGTTACTACTGAATATAGGTGGAAGATAGAAAAAATTTCGCAGATAAAAGAAAGCTGTAAAAGTGAACCATTTGGTTATGGAAATCACAAATG GACTCTCCATTTCTATCCTGGAGGATGTAAAGAAGGTCTGGGAAActatatttctctttttctgttttcgGGTAATTCAAGCCTTCTTATCCAAGGACCATATGTTCGTTATTCCTTGACAGTGATTGACCAGTCAAATGGCAATAGCAATGGCATTAGCGAATGCG TTACTCGTCACTTTCCAGTCAAAGGAAAGGATTGGGGTTATCCGAAGTTCATGCCACTTTGTGTGTTTGCTGATCCATCCAAAGGATTCCTTGTGGAAGATACTTGCATCATTTCAGCAAAGTTCACAATCATTGGATCAATTGAAATTTTTCGCGAATTTTAG
- the LOC122065976 gene encoding uncharacterized protein LOC122065976 isoform X3, whose protein sequence is MMIRSSATLMSILWKDVIRRHSKRVVTYGEFLLLLFSFKIGLLDIYMCRKLVLYPNGNDKGKGHHLSLYLQIGYAVFLPLGWEVQAVFRLFAFDQIRGQYLVLEETQGKRFHAMKTEWGSDEFIPLSVFKNQSYGYLVNDTCVFGAEVFIIGESRSGQNECLCLSRGAGYYYKRIVRLFSKGHHVEPIMKSAYGVPMGKSATYDTTFPSLKIGVPMKSMRDDMPTHYTFKIKSFSQLCKLPKIRCDSKVFYAGGYKWKMSLSLNKNKQQKVHYLSLYLGIEETRSIQPGWEIETVFRLFVFDQIRGRYVMLQETNAKFDEPNTKWRVDEFMSLETFNDPSCGFLVKDSCVFGATVFVCRERCSGEGECLQMITEGVTTEYRWKIEKISQIKESCKSEPFGYGNHKWTLHFYPGGCKEGLGNYISLFLFSGNSSLLIQGPYVRYSLTVIDQSNGNSNGISECVTRHFPVKGKDWGYPKFMPLCVFADPSKGFLVEDTCIISAKFTIIGSIEIFREF, encoded by the exons ATGATGATAAGGTCATCTGCAACACTGATG AGCATTCTGTGGAAAGATGTTATACGCAGGCATTCCAAGCGGGTGGTTACCTAtggtgagtttcttcttcttctcttctccttcaaaATTGGATtacttgacatttacatgtgCAGGAAATTGGTTCTCTACCCAAATGGGAATGACAAGGGGAAAGGTCATCACTTGTCGCTTTACTTGCAAATAGGATATGCTGTTTTTCTTCCCCTAGGTTGGGAGGTCCAGGCAGTTTTTCGCTTATTTGCATTCGACCAAATTCGAGGCCAATATCTGGTGCTTGAAG AAACTCAAGGGAAGCGTTTTCATGCGATGAAAACTGAATGGGGATCTGATGAGTTCATCCCACTCAGTGTGTTCAAGAACCAGTCTTACGGATATCTTGTTAATGATACATGTGTGTTCGGGGCAGAGGTATTTATTATTGGAGAGAGTAGAAGCGGACAAAATGAATGTTTATGTCTTTCAAGGGGAGCTGGATATTATTACAAACG GATCGTCAGATTGTTTAGTAAAGGACACCATGTAG AGCCTATAATGAAATCAGCCTATGGTGTACCTATGGGAAAGTCCGCTACATATGATACTACCTTTCCTTCTTTAAAAATAG GAGTTCCAATGAAATCAATGAGAGATGATATGCCAACGCACTACacatttaaaattaaatcattttcaCAACTTTGCAAGCTTCCTAAAATTAGATGTGACTCCAAGGTTTTCTATGCTGGTGGCTATAAATG GAAgatgtctctctctctgaacaAAAACAAGCAGCAGAAAGTACATTATCTGTCTCTTTACTTGGGCATCGAAGAAACTAGATCCATCCAGCCTGGTTGGGAGATTGAAACAGTTTTTCGTTTATTTGTATTTGACCAAATTCGAGGCCGGTATGTGATGCTTCAAG AAACCAATGCAAAGTTTGATGAACCGAATACCAAATGGCGAGTTGATGAGTTCATGTCACTGGAAACCTTTAATGACCCATCTTGTGGGTTTCTAGTTAAAGATTCCTGCGTCTTTGGAGCTACTGTTTTCGTTTGTAGGGAGAGATGTTCGGGCGAAGGTGAATGCTTGCAGATGATAACAGAAGGGGTTACTACTGAATATAGGTGGAAGATAGAAAAAATTTCGCAGATAAAAGAAAGCTGTAAAAGTGAACCATTTGGTTATGGAAATCACAAATG GACTCTCCATTTCTATCCTGGAGGATGTAAAGAAGGTCTGGGAAActatatttctctttttctgttttcgGGTAATTCAAGCCTTCTTATCCAAGGACCATATGTTCGTTATTCCTTGACAGTGATTGACCAGTCAAATGGCAATAGCAATGGCATTAGCGAATGCG TTACTCGTCACTTTCCAGTCAAAGGAAAGGATTGGGGTTATCCGAAGTTCATGCCACTTTGTGTGTTTGCTGATCCATCCAAAGGATTCCTTGTGGAAGATACTTGCATCATTTCAGCAAAGTTCACAATCATTGGATCAATTGAAATTTTTCGCGAATTTTAG
- the LOC122065976 gene encoding uncharacterized protein LOC122065976 isoform X2 has protein sequence MEKTRPEDDDKVICNTDGGLSRSTRDEQPTHYTFKITQFSLFSEHSVERCYTQAFQAGGYLWKLVLYPNGNDKGKGHHLSLYLQIGYAVFLPLGWEVQAVFRLFAFDQIRGQYLVLEETQGKRFHAMKTEWGSDEFIPLSVFKNQSYGYLVNDTCVFGAEVFIIGESRSGQNECLCLSRGAGYYYKRIVRLFSKGHHVEPIMKSAYGVPMGKSATYDTTFPSLKIGVPMKSMRDDMPTHYTFKIKSFSQLCKLPKIRCDSKVFYAGGYKWKMSLSLNKNKQQKVHYLSLYLGIEETRSIQPGWEIETVFRLFVFDQIRGRYVMLQETNAKFDEPNTKWRVDEFMSLETFNDPSCGFLVKDSCVFGATVFVCRERCSGEGECLQMITEGVTTEYRWKIEKISQIKESCKSEPFGYGNHKWTLHFYPGGCKEGLGNYISLFLFSGNSSLLIQGPYVRYSLTVIDQSNGNSNGISECVTRHFPVKGKDWGYPKFMPLCVFADPSKGFLVEDTCIISAKFTIIGSIEIFREF, from the exons ATGGAGAAGACGAGGCCAGAGGATGATGATAAGGTCATCTGCAACACTGATG GAGGTCTCTCTAGATCAACAAGAGATGAACAACCGACTCACTACACTTTCAAAATCACTCAATTTTCACTGTTTTCAGAGCATTCTGTGGAAAGATGTTATACGCAGGCATTCCAAGCGGGTGGTTACCTAtg GAAATTGGTTCTCTACCCAAATGGGAATGACAAGGGGAAAGGTCATCACTTGTCGCTTTACTTGCAAATAGGATATGCTGTTTTTCTTCCCCTAGGTTGGGAGGTCCAGGCAGTTTTTCGCTTATTTGCATTCGACCAAATTCGAGGCCAATATCTGGTGCTTGAAG AAACTCAAGGGAAGCGTTTTCATGCGATGAAAACTGAATGGGGATCTGATGAGTTCATCCCACTCAGTGTGTTCAAGAACCAGTCTTACGGATATCTTGTTAATGATACATGTGTGTTCGGGGCAGAGGTATTTATTATTGGAGAGAGTAGAAGCGGACAAAATGAATGTTTATGTCTTTCAAGGGGAGCTGGATATTATTACAAACG GATCGTCAGATTGTTTAGTAAAGGACACCATGTAG AGCCTATAATGAAATCAGCCTATGGTGTACCTATGGGAAAGTCCGCTACATATGATACTACCTTTCCTTCTTTAAAAATAG GAGTTCCAATGAAATCAATGAGAGATGATATGCCAACGCACTACacatttaaaattaaatcattttcaCAACTTTGCAAGCTTCCTAAAATTAGATGTGACTCCAAGGTTTTCTATGCTGGTGGCTATAAATG GAAgatgtctctctctctgaacaAAAACAAGCAGCAGAAAGTACATTATCTGTCTCTTTACTTGGGCATCGAAGAAACTAGATCCATCCAGCCTGGTTGGGAGATTGAAACAGTTTTTCGTTTATTTGTATTTGACCAAATTCGAGGCCGGTATGTGATGCTTCAAG AAACCAATGCAAAGTTTGATGAACCGAATACCAAATGGCGAGTTGATGAGTTCATGTCACTGGAAACCTTTAATGACCCATCTTGTGGGTTTCTAGTTAAAGATTCCTGCGTCTTTGGAGCTACTGTTTTCGTTTGTAGGGAGAGATGTTCGGGCGAAGGTGAATGCTTGCAGATGATAACAGAAGGGGTTACTACTGAATATAGGTGGAAGATAGAAAAAATTTCGCAGATAAAAGAAAGCTGTAAAAGTGAACCATTTGGTTATGGAAATCACAAATG GACTCTCCATTTCTATCCTGGAGGATGTAAAGAAGGTCTGGGAAActatatttctctttttctgttttcgGGTAATTCAAGCCTTCTTATCCAAGGACCATATGTTCGTTATTCCTTGACAGTGATTGACCAGTCAAATGGCAATAGCAATGGCATTAGCGAATGCG TTACTCGTCACTTTCCAGTCAAAGGAAAGGATTGGGGTTATCCGAAGTTCATGCCACTTTGTGTGTTTGCTGATCCATCCAAAGGATTCCTTGTGGAAGATACTTGCATCATTTCAGCAAAGTTCACAATCATTGGATCAATTGAAATTTTTCGCGAATTTTAG
- the LOC122065976 gene encoding uncharacterized protein LOC122065976 isoform X4 produces MMIRSSATLMEVSLDQQEMNNRLTTLSKSLNFHCFQSILWKDVIRRHSKRVVTYGEFLLLLFSFKIGLLDIYMCRKLVLYPNGNDKGKGHHLSLYLQIGYAVFLPLGWEVQAVFRLFAFDQIRGQYLVLEETQGKRFHAMKTEWGSDEFIPLSVFKNQSYGYLVNDTCVFGAEVFIIGESRSGQNECLCLSRGAGYYYKRIVRLFSKGHHVEPIMKSAYGVPMGKSATYDTTFPSLKIGVPMKSMRDDMPTHYTFKIKSFSQLCKLPKIRCDSKVFYAGGYKWKMSLSLNKNKQQKVHYLSLYLGIEETRSIQPGWEIETVFRLFVFDQIRGRYVMLQETNAKFDEPNTKWRVDEFMSLETFNDPSCGFLVKDSCVFGATVFVCRERCSGEGECLQMITEGVTTEYRWKIEKISQIKESCKSEPFGYGNHKWTLHFYPGGCKEVIDQSNGNSNGISECVTRHFPVKGKDWGYPKFMPLCVFADPSKGFLVEDTCIISAKFTIIGSIEIFREF; encoded by the exons ATGATGATAAGGTCATCTGCAACACTGATG GAGGTCTCTCTAGATCAACAAGAGATGAACAACCGACTCACTACACTTTCAAAATCACTCAATTTTCACTGTTTTCAGAGCATTCTGTGGAAAGATGTTATACGCAGGCATTCCAAGCGGGTGGTTACCTAtggtgagtttcttcttcttctcttctccttcaaaATTGGATtacttgacatttacatgtgCAGGAAATTGGTTCTCTACCCAAATGGGAATGACAAGGGGAAAGGTCATCACTTGTCGCTTTACTTGCAAATAGGATATGCTGTTTTTCTTCCCCTAGGTTGGGAGGTCCAGGCAGTTTTTCGCTTATTTGCATTCGACCAAATTCGAGGCCAATATCTGGTGCTTGAAG AAACTCAAGGGAAGCGTTTTCATGCGATGAAAACTGAATGGGGATCTGATGAGTTCATCCCACTCAGTGTGTTCAAGAACCAGTCTTACGGATATCTTGTTAATGATACATGTGTGTTCGGGGCAGAGGTATTTATTATTGGAGAGAGTAGAAGCGGACAAAATGAATGTTTATGTCTTTCAAGGGGAGCTGGATATTATTACAAACG GATCGTCAGATTGTTTAGTAAAGGACACCATGTAG AGCCTATAATGAAATCAGCCTATGGTGTACCTATGGGAAAGTCCGCTACATATGATACTACCTTTCCTTCTTTAAAAATAG GAGTTCCAATGAAATCAATGAGAGATGATATGCCAACGCACTACacatttaaaattaaatcattttcaCAACTTTGCAAGCTTCCTAAAATTAGATGTGACTCCAAGGTTTTCTATGCTGGTGGCTATAAATG GAAgatgtctctctctctgaacaAAAACAAGCAGCAGAAAGTACATTATCTGTCTCTTTACTTGGGCATCGAAGAAACTAGATCCATCCAGCCTGGTTGGGAGATTGAAACAGTTTTTCGTTTATTTGTATTTGACCAAATTCGAGGCCGGTATGTGATGCTTCAAG AAACCAATGCAAAGTTTGATGAACCGAATACCAAATGGCGAGTTGATGAGTTCATGTCACTGGAAACCTTTAATGACCCATCTTGTGGGTTTCTAGTTAAAGATTCCTGCGTCTTTGGAGCTACTGTTTTCGTTTGTAGGGAGAGATGTTCGGGCGAAGGTGAATGCTTGCAGATGATAACAGAAGGGGTTACTACTGAATATAGGTGGAAGATAGAAAAAATTTCGCAGATAAAAGAAAGCTGTAAAAGTGAACCATTTGGTTATGGAAATCACAAATG GACTCTCCATTTCTATCCTGGAGGATGTAAAGAAG TGATTGACCAGTCAAATGGCAATAGCAATGGCATTAGCGAATGCG TTACTCGTCACTTTCCAGTCAAAGGAAAGGATTGGGGTTATCCGAAGTTCATGCCACTTTGTGTGTTTGCTGATCCATCCAAAGGATTCCTTGTGGAAGATACTTGCATCATTTCAGCAAAGTTCACAATCATTGGATCAATTGAAATTTTTCGCGAATTTTAG